A single Candidatus Abyssobacteria bacterium SURF_5 DNA region contains:
- a CDS encoding AbrB/MazE/SpoVT family DNA-binding domain-containing protein: protein MLAKKTSKNQLTLPKQVVQQFPGVDYFEVSVREKKIVLTPVKITSAASTIENVRNKMQALGLQEEDIEKAIRWARRKRA from the coding sequence ATGCTTGCCAAAAAGACGTCCAAAAACCAACTCACTCTGCCGAAGCAGGTCGTTCAGCAGTTTCCAGGAGTGGACTATTTCGAGGTTTCCGTAAGAGAGAAAAAGATCGTGTTGACCCCGGTCAAGATCACCTCGGCCGCGTCAACCATCGAGAACGTCCGCAACAAAATGCAGGCGCTCGGCCTTCAGGAGGAGGACATCGAGAAGGCCATCCGCTGGGCGCGAAGGAAGCGGGCGTGA
- a CDS encoding putative toxin-antitoxin system toxin component, PIN family, producing the protein MGAKEAGVTPPRAPFKRVVLDTNVIVSALLFRGPMARLHELWKQRALTILASREIIEEYVSVLAYPKFDLTEGEIGNLLQEELIPYIEPVKIPSALKSSRSADPDDEKFLLCAEAAQADAIVSGDAHLLRLKKVKRCPIVRPEKFLSQFR; encoded by the coding sequence CTGGGCGCGAAGGAAGCGGGCGTGACCCCGCCGCGCGCTCCCTTCAAAAGGGTCGTGCTCGATACGAACGTGATCGTATCGGCGCTCCTGTTCAGGGGTCCGATGGCCCGGCTTCATGAGTTGTGGAAGCAAAGAGCGCTTACGATACTGGCCTCCAGGGAAATCATCGAGGAATACGTCAGCGTCCTGGCGTACCCGAAGTTCGACCTTACCGAAGGAGAAATCGGGAATCTGTTGCAGGAGGAGCTGATTCCCTATATCGAGCCGGTGAAGATTCCATCCGCCCTCAAGAGCAGCCGCTCCGCCGATCCCGACGACGAGAAGTTCCTGCTGTGCGCCGAAGCCGCACAGGCGGATGCCATCGTGAGCGGCGATGCCCATCTTCTGAGGCTGAAGAAGGTGAAACGCTGTCCTATCGTCCGCCCCGAAAAGTTCCTGTCGCAGTTTCGATGA
- a CDS encoding AAA family ATPase codes for MEYRPTIYDELVHLAEMALKGNDRDLTLFLRRLISRVRKDNPAIAERLRKAMQDRKPQTNLVREAHSYEAHSYTEEPPRDHETRAQLLRVEDDPQPDVEPVFTREIAQQLKRLLTERQMERRLIEEGLLPTRSILFTGLPGVGKTLTARWLARELQKPLVSLDLATVMSSFLGRTGWNIRQALDYAKSVPCVLLLDEFDALAKMRDDPTEIGELKRLVAVLLQEIDLWPPTGLLIAATNHEKLLDPAVWRRFDLVIHFPLPDREGIRNLLEKQIGLDKKVSKPLIVACAFAMAGMSYSDVQRNIRLLRMNSVVNQETIEDQMTRFIEGAVASLPSKDEQINFAGSLRAVGFSERRINKITGLSRDTLRKYRLAELRKQKLGADND; via the coding sequence ATGGAATATAGACCGACTATTTATGACGAATTAGTCCACCTTGCAGAAATGGCCTTGAAAGGGAATGACCGCGACCTAACCTTATTCTTGCGCCGTCTTATATCGAGAGTTCGCAAAGATAATCCCGCGATTGCTGAACGACTTCGCAAGGCGATGCAAGACAGAAAACCGCAGACAAATCTGGTAAGGGAAGCGCACTCATACGAAGCACATTCATACACAGAGGAGCCTCCTCGCGACCACGAGACACGGGCTCAACTCCTTCGCGTTGAAGATGACCCACAGCCAGACGTGGAGCCAGTTTTCACCCGGGAGATAGCGCAGCAATTGAAACGTCTTTTGACTGAACGTCAAATGGAAAGGCGGTTGATCGAAGAGGGACTCTTGCCGACGCGAAGCATTCTTTTCACGGGACTTCCTGGTGTCGGTAAGACATTGACAGCAAGATGGCTGGCGCGGGAGCTTCAGAAACCACTTGTCTCACTTGACCTTGCAACGGTAATGAGCAGTTTTCTCGGGCGCACCGGGTGGAACATAAGGCAAGCGCTCGATTATGCAAAAAGCGTCCCCTGTGTTCTTCTTCTAGACGAGTTCGATGCTTTAGCGAAGATGCGGGATGATCCAACTGAAATTGGAGAGCTCAAACGTCTTGTCGCTGTTCTGCTTCAAGAAATTGACTTATGGCCCCCCACTGGCCTTCTAATAGCGGCCACAAATCACGAAAAACTTTTGGACCCGGCGGTATGGAGACGATTCGACCTCGTGATTCACTTTCCGCTTCCAGACCGCGAAGGCATTCGTAACCTATTAGAAAAACAGATTGGGCTAGACAAAAAGGTTTCTAAACCACTCATTGTAGCGTGCGCCTTCGCAATGGCAGGAATGTCTTACAGTGACGTACAACGCAACATTCGGTTGCTAAGAATGAACTCAGTGGTCAACCAAGAAACCATCGAGGATCAGATGACTCGTTTTATCGAAGGTGCGGTTGCGTCTTTACCATCCAAGGATGAGCAAATTAACTTCGCCGGTAGCCTCCGCGCGGTCGGATTCTCGGAGAGAAGAATAAACAAAATCACAGGTTTGAGTCGCGACACATTGCGGAAGTATCGCTTGGCGGAATTGCGAAAGCAAAAATTAGGGGCTGATAATGACTAA
- a CDS encoding peptidase S8 and S53, subtilisin, kexin, sedolisin: protein MTKNYILGRGENLVRQIQAPKIEHKKAHPYEVGEARDRLLPKFQQTARKLDQLPERACPRGESVASFIIHPAYLAKSYYPREFLYEAKLRVLGSRIAYVKPTKVATKEKPKTKVTAEFLVASTRENFDDLPRFVRTLDLDSAAAERLRQFEDVRELTPESKLRNIPQTTDYPVLEIILHADEKPSSDYIIEGFRRFLREMSIKVNIDKRLYVGGLCFLPLKAPRKLLNEIAEFSFLRVARGMPKLRPPQIVRAIKPKLSLHPNAVPTDPPVDPALRVAVFDGGMGKNEIMNQYVSGWKGRNMGKPIADYEEHGHMVTGALLFGPIDNPKSLPLPFAKVDHYRILDEHTHPNDDELFDVIRRIESTVLNRKPEFMVLSVGPNLVIDDEPHVWTCKLDQLLSNGDLLAAVAVGNDGEADRNQNLHRVQVPSDCVNSLSVGACDSRNNTWERASYSSMGPGRSPGLVKPDVLAFGGCADEPFPVLSQQKSGEISLQYGTSFAAPFALRAAVGVRAYLGSIMKPLVLKALLINRSQANHQSLEEIGWGRINEDVESLITCADNEAVIIYQGALRPGNYWEAEIPWPDGAVRGNVEIVATFCYACQTDPEHPIHYTRTGLEVVFRPHSEKHNIGAKLPKSESLFGIVKPYATEQELRHDALKWETTIHGVTRKRASSVHRPHLQIHYNAREGGSAASAAGPVPYALVLTVRAKNVRNFYDRIMSKYRNQLEVLQPVVRVPVRGLGLR, encoded by the coding sequence ATGACTAAAAATTATATTCTCGGCCGTGGGGAGAATCTGGTAAGACAAATTCAGGCTCCAAAAATAGAACATAAAAAAGCGCATCCTTACGAGGTAGGGGAAGCTCGCGACCGGTTGCTCCCAAAGTTTCAACAGACGGCGAGGAAGCTCGACCAACTGCCGGAAAGAGCATGTCCACGGGGAGAAAGTGTCGCGTCGTTTATCATTCACCCGGCCTATCTCGCCAAATCATACTATCCTCGTGAGTTCTTATATGAGGCAAAACTTCGTGTTCTTGGTAGTCGCATCGCATACGTAAAACCAACGAAGGTTGCAACAAAGGAAAAACCGAAGACAAAAGTCACTGCTGAATTCCTTGTGGCCAGCACCCGAGAAAATTTCGATGATTTACCACGTTTTGTGAGAACGCTTGACCTGGACTCGGCGGCAGCTGAGAGGTTACGTCAATTCGAAGATGTTCGTGAACTCACGCCGGAGTCGAAATTGCGGAACATTCCGCAGACAACTGATTATCCCGTGCTTGAAATTATTCTTCATGCCGATGAAAAACCGTCCTCGGATTATATCATCGAAGGATTTCGCCGATTCCTCAGAGAAATGAGTATAAAGGTCAACATCGACAAGCGGCTATATGTAGGAGGGCTTTGCTTTCTGCCCCTGAAAGCACCAAGGAAACTCCTTAATGAAATTGCCGAATTCTCCTTTCTTCGTGTCGCGCGCGGAATGCCTAAACTGCGCCCACCCCAGATAGTTCGAGCCATTAAACCTAAACTAAGTTTGCACCCGAATGCCGTTCCAACAGATCCACCGGTTGACCCAGCTTTGCGAGTTGCCGTGTTCGACGGTGGGATGGGCAAAAACGAGATCATGAATCAATACGTCAGTGGCTGGAAGGGAAGAAACATGGGTAAACCCATAGCCGATTATGAGGAGCATGGACATATGGTCACTGGTGCGCTGCTTTTTGGTCCTATTGACAACCCAAAGTCTTTACCTCTTCCTTTTGCGAAGGTGGACCATTATCGGATACTTGATGAACACACGCATCCAAATGACGACGAACTTTTTGACGTGATTCGTCGGATCGAGAGTACAGTATTGAATCGAAAACCCGAGTTTATGGTTCTCAGTGTTGGTCCGAATCTGGTGATAGACGACGAGCCCCATGTTTGGACGTGCAAGCTTGACCAGCTTCTTTCCAATGGAGATCTATTGGCGGCTGTTGCTGTCGGCAATGACGGAGAAGCAGACCGTAATCAAAACCTACATCGCGTCCAGGTTCCTTCTGACTGCGTGAACTCCTTATCCGTCGGCGCGTGCGATTCTCGTAACAACACATGGGAGCGAGCGTCTTACAGTTCAATGGGTCCCGGCCGAAGCCCAGGCCTTGTCAAACCGGACGTGCTGGCATTTGGCGGTTGCGCAGATGAACCCTTTCCTGTTTTATCTCAGCAAAAATCAGGTGAGATTTCACTTCAGTATGGGACAAGTTTTGCGGCTCCTTTCGCTTTAAGGGCCGCTGTCGGTGTAAGGGCCTATCTTGGATCGATCATGAAGCCGCTCGTTCTGAAGGCTCTGCTCATCAATCGTAGCCAAGCCAACCATCAAAGCTTGGAGGAAATCGGTTGGGGGCGAATTAACGAGGATGTGGAGTCGCTAATTACATGCGCCGATAATGAGGCGGTCATCATCTATCAAGGCGCGCTGAGACCAGGAAATTACTGGGAAGCAGAAATTCCGTGGCCGGATGGCGCAGTCAGAGGCAATGTAGAAATCGTGGCGACATTTTGTTACGCGTGCCAAACAGACCCTGAGCATCCCATACATTACACGCGGACAGGGTTAGAAGTTGTTTTTCGACCGCATTCAGAGAAGCATAATATTGGTGCAAAGCTGCCGAAGTCGGAATCACTTTTTGGAATTGTAAAGCCTTACGCGACAGAGCAGGAACTACGTCACGACGCACTTAAATGGGAAACGACGATCCATGGAGTTACGCGGAAAAGGGCAAGCAGCGTTCACCGGCCCCATTTGCAAATACACTACAATGCCCGGGAAGGCGGATCAGCCGCAAGCGCAGCAGGTCCTGTCCCTTATGCCCTCGTTTTGACTGTGCGTGCTAAGAACGTGCGTAATTTCTATGACCGCATAATGAGTAAGTACAGAAATCAACTGGAGGTGCTGCAACCGGTTGTCCGCGTTCCGGTGCGTGGTCTGGGGCTAAGGTAA
- a CDS encoding YjzC family protein — protein sequence MTRKQNFTPGTKAPKSGQYQQIGPRGGKGKEVTSVKGAPLPPTSVKGTTYKLVDPTKNKSGK from the coding sequence ATGACAAGAAAACAGAATTTCACGCCTGGAACGAAAGCCCCGAAATCCGGACAATATCAACAGATTGGCCCACGTGGGGGAAAAGGTAAAGAGGTGACGTCCGTAAAGGGAGCGCCACTTCCACCTACTTCAGTAAAGGGAACGACTTATAAGCTGGTCGATCCCACTAAGAATAAATCCGGGAAATAG
- a CDS encoding tetratricopeptide repeat protein yields MIPKLLIILTGLFGFIAAVLGLHLTLGKAGYPEFALKFFPFLIKAKGKEGYLLFFLIVIIFFGYLSNTAREYLEVEKKPSLQESQDTSGARILKASSTTFQMEVDAAAEDAKARAAKYFDAAECMFQEKEYRDAAENYRRSIQVLPTMSGYLNLGLSQMYITDYSSAKNSFLIGLDIAKSKHEAYQATFLSNLGIIYMHLGNLEKALEYHRLALEIYERLKDALGQANQIGNIGNVHKFLGNLEKALESHQTALQIFRVIENLEGQAIALSNIGSVHERFGNLDESLKFNRQAISLYRKIDNPIGLANALYSTGIIYWYKALALPAGQQKNLLDQAAEAHQEALIIYEKIGNLTGKAKALACIGLITTYRGNEKEGVPILQEALHICDSLDDLDTVSEIHCTIGYVYMNVGRLDEALEYLENARHLSEKIDDPKGKADALLNIGVIYFRKNEKEEAFTILKEAQKICQQYGFKGKSEEIQNTISRFAAES; encoded by the coding sequence TTGATACCCAAACTTTTGATCATTCTAACGGGGCTTTTTGGATTTATAGCTGCCGTACTGGGTCTACACTTGACACTTGGAAAGGCTGGTTATCCAGAGTTTGCTCTGAAATTTTTTCCTTTCCTAATAAAGGCAAAAGGGAAAGAAGGATATCTACTTTTCTTCTTAATTGTCATCATCTTCTTTGGCTACCTTTCCAATACTGCCCGGGAGTATCTTGAAGTGGAGAAGAAACCCTCTCTTCAGGAGAGCCAGGATACCAGTGGCGCACGTATTCTGAAAGCTTCTTCAACTACTTTTCAAATGGAAGTTGACGCCGCCGCTGAAGATGCCAAGGCAAGGGCAGCTAAATATTTTGACGCGGCGGAATGTATGTTTCAAGAAAAAGAATACCGAGACGCCGCGGAAAATTATCGGCGATCAATACAAGTGCTTCCCACCATGTCAGGGTACTTAAACCTCGGACTATCCCAGATGTACATTACAGATTACTCCAGCGCCAAGAATTCCTTCTTAATAGGTTTAGATATTGCGAAATCTAAGCATGAGGCTTATCAGGCAACCTTTCTCAGTAACCTTGGAATTATCTACATGCACTTGGGAAATTTAGAAAAGGCGCTCGAATACCACCGTTTGGCTTTGGAAATTTATGAGCGCCTAAAGGATGCGCTTGGTCAAGCCAACCAAATCGGCAATATAGGTAATGTACATAAGTTCCTCGGCAATCTGGAAAAGGCTCTGGAGTCACATCAAACCGCTCTTCAGATTTTCAGAGTCATTGAAAATTTGGAGGGACAGGCTATTGCCTTATCAAATATCGGTAGCGTCCATGAACGATTTGGCAATCTCGATGAATCCTTAAAATTCAATAGACAGGCCATCTCCCTGTACAGGAAAATTGACAACCCCATTGGATTGGCAAACGCTTTGTATAGTACCGGGATCATATATTGGTATAAGGCCCTTGCGTTGCCAGCAGGTCAACAGAAGAATCTATTGGATCAAGCCGCGGAAGCTCATCAGGAAGCTCTAATAATTTATGAAAAAATTGGAAATCTTACAGGGAAAGCAAAAGCTTTAGCTTGCATAGGACTGATTACCACTTATCGAGGAAACGAAAAAGAGGGAGTGCCCATTCTTCAAGAGGCACTGCATATTTGCGATTCTTTAGATGATTTGGATACTGTATCGGAGATACATTGCACGATTGGGTATGTATATATGAACGTAGGTCGATTAGATGAGGCCCTTGAATATCTCGAAAACGCACGACATCTCTCCGAGAAGATAGATGATCCTAAGGGAAAGGCAGATGCATTATTAAATATAGGTGTCATCTACTTTCGAAAGAATGAAAAGGAAGAGGCCTTTACCATACTAAAGGAAGCTCAGAAGATTTGCCAACAGTACGGCTTCAAAGGGAAATCAGAGGAAATTCAAAATACTATCTCTAGATTTGCTGCCGAATCGTAG